In Schaalia sp. JY-X169, the following are encoded in one genomic region:
- a CDS encoding DUF4365 domain-containing protein: protein MPKKVKHSAQQDRKGIAAVQQIITSDLAWIFREQSTDDYGIDAQIEVVEDDAATGQLLAAQIKTGPSYFKKETCEGWWYALKKNDLSYWLEHALPVVVIICDPVTGSAYWQAVNDHTVVTGRRGGKKLHIPREQELSQRSKFELERIAEGKPYELRVRKLRLSLPWMRLLQSGRRILLEVDEWVNKTSGRGDVKIVSVDEGNEDRVELGSWFIMVGLRPYEDVLPSLFPWADTVLHEETYDEADHEAWEAECVYCDREGDRFVSEAFEEWMIGRGGDGRLRPYSNSVNEVDHWRLELVLNDLGRGFLEVDRYAEGKGMVLAPKRR, encoded by the coding sequence ATGCCGAAGAAGGTGAAGCACTCTGCGCAGCAAGACCGCAAAGGGATAGCTGCCGTTCAACAAATCATTACGAGCGACCTTGCATGGATCTTTCGCGAGCAGTCCACCGACGACTACGGCATTGACGCCCAGATTGAAGTTGTCGAGGATGATGCGGCGACTGGGCAACTCCTTGCCGCTCAAATCAAGACCGGTCCGAGCTACTTCAAGAAGGAGACGTGTGAAGGCTGGTGGTATGCCCTCAAGAAAAATGATCTCTCGTACTGGCTCGAGCACGCGCTTCCAGTGGTCGTAATCATCTGCGATCCGGTGACGGGATCTGCGTACTGGCAGGCGGTAAACGACCATACCGTCGTCACCGGAAGACGCGGAGGCAAGAAACTCCATATTCCGCGAGAACAGGAACTCAGTCAACGTTCGAAGTTCGAGCTCGAACGGATTGCCGAAGGAAAGCCTTACGAACTGCGAGTTCGAAAGCTCAGATTGTCCCTTCCCTGGATGAGGTTGCTCCAAAGCGGACGCCGCATCTTGCTGGAGGTGGACGAGTGGGTGAACAAGACATCAGGGCGCGGCGATGTCAAGATCGTGTCGGTTGATGAGGGGAACGAAGACCGAGTCGAGCTCGGCAGCTGGTTCATCATGGTGGGACTGCGGCCTTACGAGGACGTACTTCCATCGCTCTTCCCCTGGGCAGACACAGTTCTTCACGAAGAGACCTACGACGAAGCCGATCATGAGGCCTGGGAAGCTGAATGTGTCTATTGCGACAGGGAAGGAGACAGGTTTGTCTCCGAGGCGTTCGAAGAGTGGATGATCGGACGGGGTGGTGACGGCCGCTTGCGCCCATACTCCAACTCTGTCAATGAGGTCGACCATTGGCGACTTGAACTTGTTCTCAACGACCTCGGTAGGGGCTTTCTTGAAGTGGATCGGTATGCAGAGGGCAAAGGCATGGTCCTAGCACCGAAACGGCGGTAG
- a CDS encoding helix-turn-helix domain-containing protein, protein MPTFAGKNRVRHGTHFAGHLRKASLQTLIRSKCVYIEHVTYSTLGALLRLARNAARMDQAELADHMGVRQQAVSGWERGISRPRRGDLQMLCSVLDLSLNDVLDAGGYDKGGDSPSQNRLLNLPFENLSPEAFEAFCRDLLQMRYPRRTAVRNGSSGYKQYGVDVYVDGEGERIGVQCKRHRSFGPSDVRKAIEEVLPDSQLSSGVIALSRRTATPNARLELTKHPSWALWDGETLSGFVRGLHTADKLALIESYFPELRESFLGVPEPSPWLRPDRYDTALAGRLGVDRNFTMVGRAGELSRLTELATGHHEVVFVVGRGGIGKSRLLREFATSDIGRPVRFVARGQIAPRAFELLPEDAPVIVIDDATDAEHDVAALVDGIRRARPDATVVLAARPRAMPKLRASLDVPELFADDVTVSIADLSLEDAESLACEALGDHATGGRVESLARIGYDCPFLIITGAHLVRSGTLSDADLASQTALRREMLARFTDLMLSGTNVDARTAVLQSLAAIQPAPLDDVEFIECLVATSGQPHAVLLEILDELEDLGLVLRRGKTARVVPDLLGDATLERALVSKSGLDKQFARLVADHARGSALTHAINNVSIVDWRRRADGDSSLADVLWSALAELVQDVPNSERIAISKRVAAVAAVYPDRALDFADRLLENPAPDEGVQLSGIWWEKRKVTSDDVARSLAPLIANAGHRTDFLPRALRSLLDIGLPDDRRENSNPDHALRLARELGEFHPRRPVAFTKRYVEVVGEILRADEYPRHRDQLVSLLSPALAYEVTLTESRGIDLTITYMPVSLEAVADVRSAAIAIAEQVIASDARTARAATGILKEALQSDDRTEPVTDEFSRVVEILGRLLADPDESAGLRLAAYRSLSWHATYGEGARKKLARDTRRKLHIDDELLVIRLVRGGWARDDEDDTDDSDVAGDTGVSRYQRSRERSERVAEELVERWATRYTPDELVRRLREILNQEHAASDEQISPNGLLSKFFRRVPEAARIAVRTSTAETVDLALVRVALLILLAMGDPMAEQTAVEMIGSGSESARVVASAVVNAPGAFNQARTRVVRALLATSYSEVHAILLCEAQWLNAEDRALVLEMLNAAPIETEPIVAEAALAALDGRATPWQSLTSAERHRLLERLEATPQLPTYELGQLLKKEFAVDPYGALGFLQRRVERQISDDRRYEPLPNIESMDLDFASNNHLPALIEALIEWILADDSWERRFFGRQILEAMATGYDPQIRSVILDLVGSRDECRVRLAHDLLNAAPQDFVIREPEFVVDVLEAAGGLESDLCAHVLAGLHGSAEYGMRSRSVGVDDPNEVALRDGAMVISDRFPEGSTVRGFYLEVAQRASRRLESERQDDRNLRDLRSWS, encoded by the coding sequence ATGCCAACTTTCGCGGGTAAAAACCGGGTGAGGCATGGAACCCACTTCGCGGGCCATTTACGTAAGGCTAGCCTTCAGACACTCATACGCAGTAAATGCGTGTATATTGAACATGTGACCTATTCGACGCTGGGGGCCCTCCTCCGCTTGGCGCGGAACGCTGCCCGAATGGACCAGGCCGAACTTGCGGATCACATGGGAGTTCGCCAACAGGCCGTAAGCGGGTGGGAACGCGGAATCTCTCGCCCACGTAGAGGTGACCTGCAGATGTTGTGTTCAGTCCTTGATCTGAGCCTCAACGATGTGCTGGATGCTGGTGGTTACGACAAAGGAGGAGATAGTCCAAGCCAGAATAGGTTGCTCAACCTGCCGTTCGAGAACCTGTCGCCAGAGGCTTTCGAGGCGTTCTGTCGTGACCTACTCCAAATGCGATACCCCAGGCGCACGGCTGTGCGCAACGGGTCCTCCGGTTACAAGCAGTATGGCGTCGATGTCTATGTCGATGGAGAAGGCGAGAGAATCGGCGTCCAGTGTAAACGGCATCGAAGCTTCGGCCCGAGTGATGTGAGGAAAGCAATTGAGGAGGTGCTACCCGATTCTCAACTTAGCTCCGGGGTCATCGCCTTGAGTCGCCGAACTGCAACCCCGAACGCTCGACTTGAACTGACCAAACATCCGAGTTGGGCGCTCTGGGATGGCGAGACACTCTCCGGCTTCGTCCGTGGGCTTCATACGGCGGATAAACTCGCGTTGATCGAGAGTTACTTTCCGGAGCTGCGCGAGTCATTTCTCGGGGTTCCCGAGCCCAGTCCATGGCTTCGGCCAGATCGGTACGACACCGCACTCGCCGGCCGCCTCGGCGTCGATCGAAACTTCACTATGGTGGGCCGTGCCGGTGAGCTCAGTAGGCTAACTGAGCTCGCAACCGGCCATCACGAAGTGGTGTTCGTCGTAGGCCGTGGCGGGATCGGTAAGAGCCGACTGCTTCGCGAATTTGCCACCTCTGACATTGGTCGACCCGTTCGTTTCGTTGCCAGGGGCCAGATTGCCCCGAGAGCCTTCGAGCTACTTCCCGAGGATGCGCCAGTCATTGTGATCGACGATGCCACCGACGCGGAGCACGACGTCGCGGCGTTGGTCGACGGCATCCGCCGCGCCCGCCCAGACGCGACAGTGGTTCTCGCGGCACGGCCACGAGCCATGCCCAAGCTTCGTGCCTCCCTGGATGTGCCGGAACTATTCGCGGATGATGTCACGGTCAGCATTGCCGATCTCTCACTCGAAGACGCTGAGTCTCTAGCCTGCGAAGCCCTCGGTGATCATGCGACGGGCGGACGAGTCGAGTCTCTGGCACGGATCGGTTATGACTGCCCATTTCTCATTATTACCGGAGCCCACTTGGTCCGTTCCGGTACGCTCAGCGACGCCGACCTCGCTTCCCAAACCGCCCTCCGACGCGAAATGCTCGCTCGATTCACTGACCTTATGTTGAGCGGGACGAATGTCGACGCGCGAACCGCCGTGCTCCAATCACTGGCCGCGATCCAGCCAGCGCCGCTAGACGATGTCGAGTTCATCGAGTGCCTTGTCGCAACCAGCGGGCAGCCGCATGCAGTTCTCCTCGAGATTCTCGACGAGCTGGAGGACCTTGGGCTCGTGCTCCGGCGGGGGAAGACTGCGCGAGTCGTCCCCGACCTTCTCGGAGACGCGACGCTGGAGCGCGCCCTGGTCTCGAAGTCTGGTCTCGACAAGCAGTTCGCTCGACTAGTTGCTGACCACGCTCGCGGGTCTGCCCTCACCCATGCCATAAACAACGTCAGTATTGTCGACTGGCGTCGTCGCGCCGACGGTGATTCCAGCCTCGCTGACGTTCTTTGGTCCGCTCTAGCGGAACTCGTGCAAGATGTGCCGAACTCGGAGCGCATCGCGATCAGCAAGCGGGTTGCCGCAGTCGCCGCGGTCTACCCGGATCGTGCCTTGGACTTCGCTGATCGGCTGCTGGAGAACCCGGCTCCCGATGAGGGCGTCCAGCTGAGCGGCATCTGGTGGGAGAAGAGGAAGGTCACCAGCGACGACGTTGCCCGTTCCCTCGCGCCACTCATTGCCAATGCAGGACACCGGACGGACTTCCTTCCGAGGGCGTTGCGTAGCCTGCTCGATATCGGCCTTCCGGACGACCGGCGCGAGAACTCGAATCCTGACCATGCCCTTCGACTTGCGCGAGAGCTCGGTGAATTTCACCCTCGCCGTCCCGTTGCCTTCACCAAACGCTACGTCGAGGTTGTTGGCGAGATCCTCCGCGCCGATGAGTACCCTAGACATCGCGATCAACTAGTGTCTCTGCTCAGTCCTGCTCTGGCATATGAGGTCACCTTGACTGAGTCTAGGGGAATCGACCTCACGATCACGTACATGCCAGTCAGTCTTGAAGCCGTTGCCGATGTACGGTCTGCCGCGATCGCCATCGCCGAGCAAGTGATCGCCAGCGATGCGCGGACGGCCCGTGCCGCCACGGGGATACTGAAAGAAGCTCTGCAATCGGACGATCGGACCGAACCGGTGACGGACGAGTTTTCTAGGGTCGTAGAAATCCTCGGCCGGCTACTCGCAGACCCTGATGAGTCCGCCGGACTGCGCCTCGCTGCGTACCGTTCGTTGAGCTGGCACGCTACCTATGGGGAGGGGGCGCGCAAGAAGCTTGCGCGCGACACGCGTAGGAAGTTGCATATCGACGATGAGCTGCTAGTCATCCGACTGGTGCGTGGTGGTTGGGCCCGGGATGACGAAGACGATACCGACGATAGCGACGTGGCCGGCGATACTGGGGTGAGTCGCTACCAGCGGTCACGAGAAAGATCTGAGCGAGTCGCGGAGGAGCTCGTCGAGAGATGGGCAACTCGGTATACGCCGGACGAACTCGTCCGGCGCCTCCGAGAGATTCTCAACCAAGAACACGCAGCGAGCGACGAACAGATCTCCCCCAATGGCCTACTGTCGAAGTTTTTCCGAAGAGTCCCTGAAGCCGCTCGCATTGCCGTTAGAACTTCTACAGCCGAGACAGTCGACCTCGCTCTGGTTCGCGTTGCGCTACTCATACTCCTTGCGATGGGTGATCCCATGGCAGAGCAAACCGCGGTCGAAATGATTGGTTCGGGCTCCGAATCTGCAAGGGTTGTGGCATCCGCAGTTGTGAATGCCCCCGGAGCGTTCAATCAGGCGAGGACGCGTGTCGTTCGCGCGCTGCTGGCCACTAGCTATTCGGAAGTGCATGCCATTCTGCTTTGTGAGGCGCAATGGCTCAATGCCGAGGATCGCGCACTAGTCCTCGAAATGCTGAACGCGGCCCCCATTGAAACCGAACCGATCGTCGCCGAAGCTGCGTTGGCGGCTCTCGATGGGAGGGCTACCCCTTGGCAATCGCTTACTTCGGCGGAGCGCCACAGACTCCTCGAGCGTCTCGAAGCCACGCCGCAGCTTCCTACGTATGAGCTGGGCCAATTGTTGAAGAAGGAATTCGCTGTTGATCCCTATGGGGCGCTCGGATTCCTACAGCGGCGCGTCGAACGGCAAATATCCGATGATCGCCGGTACGAACCCCTCCCAAATATCGAGTCGATGGACCTCGACTTCGCGTCGAACAATCATCTTCCTGCTCTGATCGAAGCGCTGATCGAGTGGATCCTTGCCGATGATTCCTGGGAGAGGCGCTTCTTCGGGAGACAGATTCTTGAGGCGATGGCGACCGGTTATGACCCTCAGATCCGGTCAGTGATCCTCGACCTAGTCGGGTCGCGTGATGAATGCAGGGTTCGCCTCGCTCATGATCTCCTGAACGCCGCCCCTCAGGACTTCGTCATACGTGAACCCGAGTTCGTGGTCGACGTACTCGAAGCAGCAGGCGGACTGGAATCGGATCTGTGTGCCCATGTTCTTGCTGGCCTTCACGGCTCGGCAGAGTACGGCATGCGCTCACGCTCCGTGGGGGTAGATGACCCGAATGAGGTTGCTCTCCGTGACGGGGCCATGGTGATCTCCGACCGTTTCCCGGAGGGATCAACCGTTCGTGGTTTCTACTTGGAGGTCGCGCAGCGGGCATCCCGCCGTCTCGAGTCAGAGCGCCAGGATGACCGGAACCTTAGGGATCTTCGTTCGTGGAGTTGA